A part of Roseitalea porphyridii genomic DNA contains:
- a CDS encoding hydantoinase B/oxoprolinase family protein, with the protein MKTQDKVIHEAAQGIGKQTDADPITTEVVRHALNSAANQMKQALMRTAFSPVIYEVLDFAVAIYDKDIRLLAQAPSLPMFMGTLDFCIREAVDNVGGVEALEPGDVLLYNWPYGTGSHPQDVAMVMPVFDESVGLIGYTAIKGHWLDIGAKDVYCTDTVDVYQEGTVFPGVKLCARGEIVRDIYRLVLANSRIPKMVEGDMNATIVAVRAGGIALKQVFERFGPDVFWPCVEEMYNHGERVVRKYFESIPDGTYTGQGVLDNNGVDDDEIPFEVTLTVNGSEVTLDYSNAPPAQGGPINCPVPSTLSASRVAISMLAGFGEPPNEGMFRALRVITRPGTLFHPLPPSPCYLYGWPALQAIEVIYNAVAKAVPSAVPASSGGCILGISYSGWREGTGEPWADGAPHPVGQGAWDGGDGGTMLHISESATRFTPLEVWEQRDPWITERMELAQDSSGPGRYRGGPGIDFAFRFTEKINMTSAIERSRHAPWGLAGGGEARANGASLEYPDGRKVDFSKVTRLPIPAGSLFTLRTGGGGGYGPAAERDVERVKADLRDGYISEEYAREHYPHAF; encoded by the coding sequence ATGAAAACGCAGGACAAGGTCATCCACGAAGCCGCGCAGGGCATCGGCAAGCAGACCGACGCCGATCCGATCACCACCGAGGTGGTGCGGCATGCGCTGAACTCTGCGGCGAACCAGATGAAGCAGGCGCTGATGCGCACCGCATTCTCGCCGGTCATCTACGAGGTGCTCGATTTCGCGGTGGCGATCTACGACAAGGACATCCGGCTTCTTGCACAGGCTCCGAGCCTGCCGATGTTCATGGGCACGCTGGACTTCTGCATCCGCGAGGCCGTCGACAATGTCGGCGGCGTCGAGGCACTCGAACCGGGCGACGTGCTTCTCTACAACTGGCCTTACGGCACCGGCTCGCATCCGCAGGACGTGGCGATGGTCATGCCGGTGTTCGACGAGTCGGTCGGCTTGATCGGCTACACCGCGATCAAGGGCCACTGGCTCGATATCGGCGCCAAGGACGTCTACTGCACCGACACGGTCGACGTCTATCAGGAGGGCACGGTCTTCCCGGGCGTCAAGCTCTGCGCGCGCGGCGAGATCGTCCGCGACATCTACCGACTCGTTCTGGCCAATTCGCGCATCCCGAAAATGGTGGAAGGCGACATGAACGCCACCATCGTCGCCGTGCGAGCCGGGGGTATCGCCCTCAAGCAGGTCTTCGAGCGTTTCGGACCTGACGTGTTCTGGCCGTGCGTCGAGGAGATGTACAATCACGGTGAGCGGGTCGTGCGCAAATATTTCGAGTCGATCCCCGACGGCACCTATACGGGCCAGGGCGTGCTCGACAACAACGGCGTCGATGACGACGAAATCCCGTTCGAGGTCACGCTGACCGTCAACGGATCGGAGGTCACGCTCGACTATTCGAACGCGCCGCCGGCGCAGGGCGGGCCGATCAACTGCCCGGTCCCCTCGACGCTCTCGGCGAGCCGTGTCGCGATTTCGATGCTCGCCGGCTTCGGCGAGCCGCCGAACGAGGGCATGTTCAGGGCGCTCAGGGTGATCACGCGGCCGGGCACGCTGTTCCATCCGTTGCCGCCGTCGCCGTGCTACCTTTACGGCTGGCCGGCCCTGCAGGCGATCGAGGTCATCTACAATGCCGTCGCCAAGGCGGTGCCGTCCGCCGTGCCCGCGTCGAGCGGCGGCTGTATTCTGGGCATTTCCTATTCAGGCTGGCGCGAAGGGACGGGCGAGCCCTGGGCCGACGGGGCACCGCATCCGGTCGGGCAGGGTGCGTGGGACGGCGGCGATGGCGGTACGATGCTGCACATCTCGGAATCGGCAACGCGGTTCACGCCGCTCGAGGTGTGGGAGCAGCGCGACCCCTGGATCACCGAACGCATGGAACTGGCGCAGGATTCAAGCGGGCCGGGCCGGTATCGCGGCGGTCCGGGCATCGACTTCGCCTTCCGCTTCACCGAGAAGATCAACATGACCTCGGCCATCGAGCGCTCGCGGCACGCCCCTTGGGGTCTGGCCGGCGGTGGCGAAGCGCGCGCGAACGGCGCGTCGCTCGAATACCCCGACGGACGCAAGGTCGACTTCTCCAAGGTAACCCGGCTTCCCATTCCGGCCGGCTCGCTGTTCACGCTGCGCACCGGGGGCGGAGGTGGCTACGGGCCGGCGGCCGAACGCGACGTCGAGCGCGTGAAGGCCGATCTGCGCGACGGCTATATCTCCGAGGAGTATGCCCGCGAGCACTATCCGCATGCGTTCTGA
- a CDS encoding hydantoinase B/oxoprolinase family protein, with the protein MDTEMRLEKTGAVRIGFDIGGTFTDFVLDGADAGTVRLHKNLTSYPNPSDAALEGLTELLRKANLEFADVDEILHGTTLVTNALVERKGAHLGLLTTAGFRDTIEAGREQRYDIYDLFLTFPEPIVPRQFRLEIDERLDRDGNVVVPAGDDQIRAQLGRLRAAGVEAVAVCFLHSYRNPDHERRVGEIARAEFPELFVSLSSEVVAEMWEYQRMVTTCANAYVMPLIDRHLVSLDRELRARGFRGELRMMHSAGGLMTAEAARSNPVRLLESGPAGGGLASAMFGGKCDRGDLISFDMGGTTAKACLIENGEVAIATELEAARVNRFTKGSGLPIRTPVIDLIEIGAGGGSIAEVDRVGLLKVGPRSAGSVPGPACYGKGGTEPTVTDANLLLGYYDPTFFLGGRMPIDIDAARRAMQGLADALGLSVEEAAAGIHDLVVENMAAAARVHIVEKGKDPRSFAMIAFGGAGPAHAVDVARVLGVREVIVPPASGAASALGFLAAAPSFETVRSLRVEVRPATDFAEANAILRDLQAASAEQVAALGVPSGEITATRFADMRLIGQMHEVTVELPAGPLGPAMLSELVARFEADYTRQFSAMPEGVRPEITNLRVRCSARVPDLEARPHVDRETGEARKGTRRAWFGDGYVETTVFDRYALVPGDTISGPAIIEETESTTIVPPGCTVGIDQDLSLRIEVSVDTSKDLGLGDDPGEEAIIARLESDPVTLEIMWSRLVSVTEEMWHTVCRTAFSLVISEAQDFACDLLDLNGDTLAHSPRAMPVFNLTLPRAVKALLKAYPIETLQPGDVLITNDPWLCAGHLFDIAVVTPIFHKGRVVALSGTVGNVNDIGGTRDWLSAREVYEEGFQIPPMKLYEAGRPNRTLFSLLEKNVRTADQVLGDLAALVAANEIGAQRLASFMADYGLDDIGPLARLIQHKSETAMRSAIAALPDGVYRSESWNNPFGTPMRLPVTLEVAGDEIRVDFEGAPPQLAKGGINCTLSYTAAHGAYPIKCMLTPEVRSNAGCYRPISIDAPEGSILNARYPASVNLRTRTGWYIAPAIFSALAPAAPDRVLAPTGLPFTSNIYGDTADGGTYADVLFAGGGQGASARGDGKSGLLWPTSASNTSIELFESRVPILVLEKSFIADSGGPGRHRGGLGQRMRFRRLDGSGGPMLSTLYPEGVTNPAGGLFGGGACIPASARIHSLDGAVLRDCETGALVEIETDEEIFHVVVAGGAGYGDPSERSPEMIEADLEAGLVTTEGAERDYGYRAEPGAESRTAEAASR; encoded by the coding sequence TTGGACACGGAAATGAGGCTCGAAAAGACCGGCGCCGTCCGGATCGGATTCGACATTGGCGGCACCTTCACCGACTTCGTGCTCGACGGCGCCGATGCAGGCACGGTGCGCCTGCACAAGAACCTGACCTCCTATCCCAACCCGTCCGACGCAGCGCTCGAAGGCCTCACGGAACTGCTGCGAAAGGCGAACCTCGAATTCGCCGATGTCGACGAGATCCTGCACGGCACGACGCTGGTGACCAATGCCCTGGTCGAGCGCAAGGGCGCCCATCTCGGCCTGCTCACGACGGCCGGCTTCCGCGACACGATCGAGGCCGGGCGCGAACAGCGCTACGACATCTACGATCTGTTCCTGACCTTCCCCGAACCGATCGTTCCCCGGCAGTTCCGACTCGAGATCGACGAACGGCTCGATCGCGACGGCAACGTCGTGGTTCCCGCCGGCGACGACCAGATCCGCGCGCAACTGGGCCGTCTACGCGCGGCCGGTGTCGAGGCCGTCGCCGTCTGCTTCCTGCATTCCTACCGCAATCCCGATCATGAGCGGCGCGTGGGTGAGATCGCGCGGGCCGAGTTCCCCGAACTGTTCGTATCGCTCTCCAGCGAGGTCGTTGCGGAGATGTGGGAATACCAGCGGATGGTCACCACATGCGCCAATGCATATGTGATGCCGCTGATCGACCGCCATCTCGTCTCGCTCGATCGCGAGTTGCGCGCGCGCGGCTTTCGCGGCGAACTGCGCATGATGCATTCGGCCGGTGGACTGATGACCGCCGAGGCGGCACGGTCCAATCCGGTCCGGCTGCTCGAATCCGGTCCCGCCGGCGGAGGTCTTGCCTCGGCCATGTTCGGCGGCAAATGCGACCGGGGCGATCTCATCTCGTTCGACATGGGCGGCACCACCGCCAAGGCCTGCCTGATCGAGAATGGCGAAGTTGCCATCGCGACCGAACTCGAGGCGGCCCGCGTCAACCGCTTCACCAAGGGGTCGGGCCTGCCGATCCGCACGCCCGTCATCGATCTCATCGAGATCGGGGCCGGCGGCGGCTCGATCGCCGAGGTCGATCGGGTCGGCCTGCTGAAGGTCGGGCCGCGCTCGGCCGGTTCGGTTCCGGGTCCAGCCTGCTACGGCAAGGGCGGCACCGAACCCACGGTCACTGACGCCAACCTGCTGCTTGGCTACTACGATCCGACCTTCTTCCTGGGCGGCCGGATGCCGATCGACATCGACGCCGCCCGGCGCGCCATGCAGGGTCTGGCAGACGCGCTCGGCCTGAGCGTCGAGGAAGCGGCGGCCGGCATCCACGATCTGGTCGTCGAGAACATGGCCGCTGCGGCGCGCGTTCACATCGTCGAGAAGGGCAAGGACCCGCGCAGCTTCGCGATGATCGCCTTCGGCGGCGCCGGTCCCGCCCACGCGGTCGACGTTGCCCGCGTGCTCGGCGTACGCGAGGTTATCGTGCCGCCGGCATCGGGCGCGGCCTCGGCACTTGGCTTTCTCGCCGCTGCGCCGAGCTTCGAGACCGTTCGCTCGCTGAGGGTGGAGGTGCGCCCGGCGACCGACTTCGCCGAGGCCAACGCGATCCTGCGCGATCTCCAGGCTGCAAGTGCCGAGCAGGTCGCAGCGCTCGGCGTACCGTCCGGCGAGATCACGGCAACGCGGTTTGCCGACATGCGCCTGATCGGACAGATGCACGAGGTGACGGTCGAACTGCCGGCCGGCCCGCTTGGCCCGGCGATGCTGTCCGAACTCGTTGCGCGTTTCGAGGCGGACTACACGCGCCAGTTTTCGGCGATGCCTGAAGGCGTTCGTCCCGAGATCACCAATCTGCGCGTGCGCTGTTCGGCCCGCGTGCCCGATCTCGAAGCACGCCCCCATGTCGACCGGGAGACGGGCGAGGCCCGCAAGGGCACGCGCCGGGCCTGGTTCGGCGACGGCTATGTGGAGACGACCGTCTTCGATCGCTACGCGCTCGTCCCCGGCGACACGATATCCGGACCGGCGATCATTGAGGAAACCGAATCGACGACCATCGTGCCGCCTGGCTGCACCGTCGGCATCGACCAGGATCTGAGTCTGCGGATCGAGGTCTCCGTCGACACCAGCAAGGACCTCGGTCTCGGTGATGATCCCGGCGAGGAAGCGATCATCGCGCGTCTGGAGTCCGATCCGGTGACGCTGGAGATCATGTGGAGCCGCCTCGTCTCGGTGACCGAGGAGATGTGGCACACCGTCTGCCGGACGGCCTTCTCGCTGGTGATCTCCGAGGCGCAGGACTTCGCTTGCGATCTGCTCGACCTCAATGGCGATACGCTCGCCCATTCGCCGCGCGCAATGCCGGTATTCAACCTGACGCTCCCGCGCGCGGTCAAGGCGCTTCTGAAGGCCTACCCCATCGAAACGCTTCAGCCCGGCGACGTTCTGATCACGAACGATCCCTGGCTGTGCGCCGGCCATCTGTTCGATATCGCCGTCGTCACGCCGATCTTCCACAAGGGGCGGGTCGTCGCGCTTTCGGGCACGGTCGGCAACGTCAACGACATTGGCGGCACGCGCGACTGGCTTTCGGCCCGCGAGGTCTACGAGGAAGGCTTCCAGATACCGCCGATGAAGCTGTACGAAGCGGGCCGCCCCAACCGCACGCTGTTCAGCCTCCTGGAGAAGAACGTCCGCACGGCCGATCAGGTGCTCGGCGATCTGGCCGCCCTCGTCGCCGCCAACGAGATCGGCGCGCAACGGCTTGCCAGCTTCATGGCAGATTACGGCCTTGACGATATCGGCCCGCTCGCAAGGCTGATCCAGCACAAGTCCGAGACGGCCATGCGCAGCGCCATTGCGGCCCTGCCCGACGGCGTCTACCGGTCGGAATCGTGGAACAACCCGTTCGGAACGCCGATGCGCCTCCCGGTCACGCTGGAAGTGGCCGGCGACGAAATCCGCGTCGACTTCGAAGGCGCGCCGCCGCAGCTTGCCAAGGGCGGCATCAACTGCACGCTCAGCTACACGGCGGCGCACGGAGCCTATCCGATCAAGTGCATGCTCACACCGGAGGTACGGTCCAACGCCGGCTGCTACCGGCCGATCTCCATCGATGCGCCGGAAGGCTCGATTCTGAACGCGCGCTATCCCGCCTCGGTCAATCTCAGAACGCGCACCGGCTGGTATATCGCCCCGGCGATCTTCTCGGCGCTCGCTCCGGCCGCGCCTGATCGCGTGCTCGCGCCGACCGGCCTGCCCTTCACCTCCAACATCTATGGCGACACGGCCGACGGCGGCACCTATGCCGACGTCCTGTTCGCCGGCGGCGGACAAGGCGCCTCGGCCAGGGGTGACGGCAAGAGCGGCCTTCTCTGGCCGACCTCGGCATCGAACACGTCGATCGAACTGTTTGAATCACGGGTGCCGATCCTGGTTCTGGAGAAGTCTTTCATCGCCGATTCAGGCGGACCGGGACGTCACCGGGGCGGTCTCGGCCAGCGCATGCGCTTCCGGCGCCTCGACGGCTCCGGCGGCCCCATGCTGAGCACGCTTTATCCCGAAGGCGTGACCAACCCCGCCGGCGGCCTGTTCGGCGGCGGCGCCTGCATTCCGGCGTCGGCCCGGATCCATTCACTGGACGGCGCCGTGCTGCGCGATTGCGAAACGGGCGCGCTGGTCGAAATCGAAACCGACGAGGAGATCTTCCACGTCGTCGTGGCGGGCGGCGCCGGATATGGTGATCCGTCCGAGCGGAGCCCCGAGATGATCGAAGCCGATCTGGAAGCAGGGCTCGTCACCACCGAAGGCGCCGAACGCGACTATGGCTACCGCGCCGAACCCGGTGCGGAAAGCCGGACGGCGGAGGCGGCATCTCGATGA
- a CDS encoding ABC transporter permease — translation MLRYALFRIALMVPLLIGLSLLVFLIGRVLPGDPVGLAAGPYASQEERQAIAAEYGLDQPLPIQYWNYVTGVLEGDFGRSLMTRRPVAGDLANYLPATLELVFFALLLAIVIGIPLGLIAGVKRNGKTDVAIAAGSVSAMSMPPFFLGLVLQLVFGMMLSWLPLSGRLPFTVTPPPGVTGLYTIDSLIAGDFTAFRYSLLHLILPAVTMALAPIATISRIMRASTIEVLQKDYVQTERALGLPSSLILFKYVSKNAASATLTLIGLYVGWLLGSTVLVEKVFDWPGIGLYATNAILNQDFNPVLAVTLAIGVIFIFANLIVDMLYGVLNPRVSHRK, via the coding sequence ATGCTTCGATACGCCCTTTTCCGTATCGCACTGATGGTGCCGTTACTGATCGGGCTGTCATTGCTCGTGTTCCTGATCGGGCGGGTCCTGCCGGGTGATCCGGTGGGGCTCGCCGCAGGGCCCTATGCCAGTCAGGAAGAACGCCAGGCGATCGCGGCCGAATACGGCCTCGATCAGCCGCTTCCGATTCAGTACTGGAACTACGTCACCGGCGTGCTGGAGGGCGACTTCGGACGATCGCTGATGACGCGACGGCCGGTGGCCGGCGATCTGGCGAACTATCTGCCGGCGACGCTGGAACTGGTCTTCTTCGCGCTGCTGCTAGCAATCGTCATCGGCATTCCGCTCGGTCTGATCGCCGGCGTCAAGCGCAATGGCAAGACCGATGTGGCGATCGCCGCCGGCTCGGTTTCGGCCATGTCCATGCCGCCCTTCTTTCTGGGGCTGGTGCTGCAGCTCGTCTTTGGCATGATGCTGTCATGGCTGCCGCTCAGTGGGCGCCTGCCGTTCACGGTGACCCCGCCACCCGGCGTCACCGGCCTTTATACGATCGACAGCCTGATCGCCGGCGACTTCACCGCATTCCGGTATTCGTTGCTGCATCTCATCCTGCCGGCCGTGACGATGGCGCTCGCGCCGATCGCGACGATTTCGCGGATCATGCGCGCTTCGACCATCGAGGTGCTGCAGAAGGATTATGTCCAGACCGAACGCGCGCTCGGCCTGCCTTCCTCGCTGATCCTGTTCAAATACGTCTCCAAGAACGCGGCGTCGGCGACGCTGACACTGATCGGCCTTTATGTGGGATGGCTCTTGGGCAGCACCGTGCTCGTCGAAAAGGTGTTCGACTGGCCGGGCATCGGCCTTTACGCGACCAACGCAATCCTCAACCAAGACTTCAATCCCGTACTGGCGGTCACATTGGCGATCGGCGTGATCTTCATCTTCGCCAACCTGATCGTCGACATGCTGTACGGCGTGCTCAATCCAAGGGTCAGCCACAGGAAATGA
- a CDS encoding ABC transporter substrate-binding protein: MLKLDRRQLMVGTMAATAAAALPGVAMAQQGKTLVIGNQGAQTHFDPHAGQDYPTSVLMRNLYDSLVDAVGAPPQIVPRVATDWTISEDGLVYTFNLNPEAHFHDGSPITAEAVKYSFDRIQAIGRGNNWMIEGVVGPDTIEVVDDHTVVFTLMEPFAAFLQVLPWISIVNPAIIEANAGDDMGQTYLLNNTAGSGPFTVGRYEPESVIVFNRDPDGWREGGGNADTIVWRYVRENTNQRLMLQRGEIHMAVDLTSDDMKALEGMRGVKTVIEPGDRTFSMKMNTEVGPTADVNLRKAISYAFDYDEMLRVAGYADLMQGPLPSNLFGHDSDLEVPRRDLEKAREYLAKSAYPDGGITLDAVYVTGLEQVRLWLLVLLDSLRDINIDLNIIPATWPDMLRMAESPESFPDIFTVYLAMGYADPDVIAFAGYHSSRNGGWQNPVYNNPEVDSLIEQARFEPDTERRLELYEELQGRIVDDAPDIFGVVERSKVGLRDNVEGFVFTPIIVQAVDFFPLSLTD, from the coding sequence ATGCTGAAACTCGACAGACGCCAACTGATGGTCGGCACCATGGCCGCAACGGCCGCCGCCGCGCTGCCCGGAGTGGCCATGGCCCAGCAGGGCAAGACCCTGGTGATCGGCAACCAAGGCGCGCAGACCCATTTCGACCCACACGCCGGTCAGGACTATCCGACCTCGGTGCTGATGCGGAACCTCTACGATTCACTCGTCGATGCCGTTGGCGCGCCGCCGCAGATCGTGCCGCGCGTGGCGACCGACTGGACGATTTCCGAGGACGGTCTCGTCTACACCTTCAACCTCAACCCCGAAGCGCACTTCCACGACGGAAGCCCGATCACGGCCGAGGCGGTGAAATACTCCTTCGACCGCATCCAGGCGATCGGACGCGGCAACAACTGGATGATCGAGGGCGTCGTCGGGCCCGACACGATCGAAGTGGTCGACGATCACACGGTCGTCTTCACCCTGATGGAGCCGTTCGCGGCCTTCCTGCAGGTCCTGCCGTGGATTTCGATCGTCAACCCGGCAATCATCGAGGCCAACGCCGGCGACGATATGGGCCAGACCTATCTGCTCAACAACACGGCCGGTTCCGGACCGTTCACCGTCGGTCGCTACGAGCCCGAGAGCGTCATCGTGTTCAACCGCGACCCGGACGGCTGGCGTGAGGGCGGCGGCAACGCTGACACCATTGTCTGGCGTTATGTACGCGAGAACACCAACCAGCGGCTGATGCTCCAGCGCGGCGAGATCCATATGGCCGTCGACCTGACGAGCGACGACATGAAGGCGCTCGAAGGCATGCGGGGCGTCAAGACCGTCATCGAGCCCGGTGACCGGACCTTCTCCATGAAGATGAACACCGAGGTCGGCCCGACCGCGGACGTGAATCTGCGCAAGGCGATCTCTTACGCCTTCGATTATGACGAGATGCTGCGCGTCGCCGGCTATGCCGACCTGATGCAGGGCCCGCTGCCCTCGAACCTGTTCGGACACGACAGCGATCTGGAAGTGCCGCGCCGCGACCTCGAAAAGGCGCGCGAATATCTGGCCAAGAGCGCCTATCCGGACGGCGGCATCACGCTCGACGCGGTCTATGTGACCGGCCTCGAACAGGTTCGCCTGTGGCTGCTGGTGCTGCTCGACAGCCTGCGCGACATCAACATCGACCTCAACATCATCCCCGCGACTTGGCCCGACATGCTGCGGATGGCCGAAAGCCCCGAGAGCTTCCCGGACATCTTCACCGTCTATCTGGCGATGGGTTATGCCGACCCCGACGTGATCGCGTTTGCCGGCTATCACTCGAGCCGCAACGGCGGCTGGCAGAACCCGGTCTACAACAACCCCGAGGTGGACTCGCTGATCGAGCAGGCCCGTTTCGAGCCCGATACCGAACGCCGGCTCGAACTCTACGAGGAACTGCAGGGCAGGATCGTCGACGACGCACCCGACATCTTCGGCGTGGTCGAGCGGTCCAAGGTCGGCCTTCGCGACAACGTGGAAGGCTTCGTCTTCACCCCCATCATCGTGCAGGCGGTGGACTTCTTCCCGCTGTCCCTGACCGACTGA
- a CDS encoding hydantoinase/oxoprolinase family protein: protein MATRIGVDIGGTFTDLVFFDEQTGETREGKVPTVPEAPEEGVIRAIREFVPSKVIASAAYFLHGTTVGLNALLERRGAKVGMICTKGFRDVLEIRRGDRAEMYNLFWEQPAPLVPRHLRREVEGRILFDGSEHKPLDAGAVAVHVEAFQAEGVDSIAVCFMNAYANPAHELRMAELLREHGWTGDISLSHKVSREYREYERFSTTAIDAFVRRRMSSYLQRLEAGLAELGFKGRCLITRSGSGSMTFAEAGDRPFETIMSGPVGGAQGGSEIAESLQIRSLITADVGGTSFDTALIMDGAAKVLFEGEVAGMPVQTPWVDVRSIGSGGGSIAYRDIGGLLRVGPRSAGAVPGPACYGKGGTEPATTDAAAYLGMLGPGKLASGIRLDFDAAERAIGNVAEQIGQDVLATAVGIMRIATSSMANAMREITVEQGLDPRTMTLLPFGGAGPMFAILLADELQIRSIVVPPLAGNFSAWGLLGADMVQTAAQTRIMPLGEDSIEQINDVLGELFEELDRRGEISDPSLVSEASLDLRYVGQEHGPTIQIPLRDRRLAVSAADIRTLFEQDYLRTFGSTMEFPVEIVAARATNRIPLPRREHAAPAVQPQPKATWQAYSFKRRDFMEFDVVDRTSIRQPIDGPVIITESTATLYVDEGWHVRTGDKGELVISQGQD, encoded by the coding sequence ATGGCAACACGTATCGGGGTCGATATCGGTGGGACGTTCACCGACCTGGTGTTCTTCGATGAACAGACCGGCGAAACCAGGGAGGGCAAGGTTCCGACCGTACCCGAGGCGCCGGAAGAGGGCGTGATCAGGGCGATTCGCGAATTCGTGCCAAGCAAGGTGATCGCAAGCGCGGCGTATTTCCTGCACGGCACCACGGTCGGACTGAACGCGCTGCTCGAACGCCGGGGCGCCAAGGTCGGCATGATCTGCACGAAGGGATTCCGCGACGTCCTCGAGATTCGACGTGGCGATCGGGCCGAGATGTACAATTTGTTCTGGGAGCAGCCAGCTCCGCTGGTGCCGCGTCATCTGCGGCGCGAGGTCGAGGGGCGGATCCTTTTCGACGGGTCCGAGCACAAGCCGCTCGACGCGGGTGCGGTCGCCGTCCACGTGGAAGCGTTCCAGGCCGAGGGCGTCGACAGCATCGCGGTCTGCTTCATGAACGCCTATGCGAATCCGGCCCACGAGCTTCGGATGGCCGAACTGCTGCGGGAGCATGGCTGGACCGGCGACATTTCGCTCTCGCACAAGGTTTCGCGCGAATATCGCGAGTATGAGCGCTTCTCGACGACGGCGATCGATGCCTTCGTGCGCCGACGCATGTCGAGTTATCTGCAGCGCCTCGAGGCCGGCCTTGCCGAGCTTGGCTTCAAGGGGCGGTGCCTGATCACGCGATCCGGGTCGGGCTCGATGACCTTCGCCGAGGCCGGCGACCGGCCCTTCGAGACGATCATGTCGGGGCCGGTCGGCGGAGCCCAGGGCGGCAGCGAGATCGCCGAATCGCTTCAGATCCGGTCGCTGATCACCGCCGATGTCGGTGGCACCAGCTTCGATACGGCGCTGATCATGGATGGAGCCGCCAAGGTCCTGTTCGAGGGCGAGGTGGCCGGCATGCCGGTGCAGACGCCTTGGGTCGACGTGCGCTCGATCGGCTCGGGGGGCGGTTCGATCGCCTACAGGGACATTGGCGGCCTGCTGCGGGTCGGCCCGCGCAGTGCCGGCGCCGTACCTGGGCCAGCCTGTTACGGCAAGGGCGGCACCGAGCCGGCGACCACCGACGCGGCCGCCTATCTTGGCATGCTCGGCCCGGGCAAGCTCGCCTCCGGCATCCGGCTCGATTTCGACGCGGCCGAAAGAGCGATCGGCAATGTCGCCGAGCAGATCGGCCAGGACGTGCTGGCAACGGCGGTCGGCATCATGCGGATCGCCACATCGAGCATGGCCAATGCGATGCGCGAGATCACTGTCGAACAGGGGCTTGATCCCAGAACCATGACCCTGCTGCCGTTCGGCGGCGCCGGGCCGATGTTCGCGATCCTGTTGGCCGACGAGTTGCAGATCCGGTCGATCGTGGTGCCGCCGCTGGCGGGCAACTTCTCGGCCTGGGGGCTACTTGGCGCCGACATGGTGCAGACGGCTGCGCAGACCCGCATCATGCCGCTCGGCGAGGACAGCATCGAACAGATCAACGATGTTCTCGGGGAACTGTTCGAGGAACTGGACCGGCGCGGCGAGATTTCCGATCCCTCGCTGGTTAGCGAGGCCAGCCTTGACCTGCGCTATGTCGGCCAGGAACACGGGCCGACCATCCAGATCCCGTTGCGCGACCGGAGACTGGCCGTTTCGGCCGCCGATATCCGGACCCTGTTCGAGCAAGACTATCTGCGCACCTTCGGGAGCACGATGGAATTCCCGGTGGAGATCGTCGCCGCCCGCGCCACCAACCGGATTCCGCTGCCGCGACGCGAACACGCCGCGCCTGCCGTGCAGCCGCAACCGAAAGCGACGTGGCAGGCCTATTCGTTCAAGCGTCGGGACTTCATGGAGTTCGACGTGGTCGACCGCACCTCCATTCGCCAGCCCATCGACGGGCCGGTCATCATCACCGAAAGCACGGCGACGCTTTATGTCGATGAAGGCTGGCACGTCCGCACGGGCGACAAGGGCGAACTGGTCATCTCGCAAGGGCAGGATTGA
- a CDS encoding ABC transporter permease produces MTQAAETSVDTAPKRSSRRTNWARGFYRFRQNPLSVAGLIGVVCLLFIAAFGPQLAPYPEHLAGEINVADRFQPPSAEFWFGTNEVGQDVFSLVLAGAQVSLLSGIAVIILATLIGTVIGVIAGYFGSWLDEILMRFTDLILTLPGLILAMAIAAGLGPSIPNMILALALAWWPGFARMARGEVLSTNAELYVTAARAQGAGNMRILTRHILPNITSPVIVKMSLDVGFAIIAVASLGFIGIGVRPPTPEWGVMLSVSRTNLPHYWWTAIFPGFAIFLSVLSFNFLGDGLRDVFDPRARR; encoded by the coding sequence ATGACGCAAGCCGCTGAAACCTCTGTCGACACCGCCCCCAAGCGCTCCTCGCGGCGCACCAACTGGGCCCGCGGCTTCTATCGGTTCCGGCAGAATCCGCTGTCCGTGGCCGGGCTGATCGGGGTCGTGTGCCTGCTGTTCATCGCCGCGTTCGGGCCGCAGCTTGCCCCCTACCCCGAACATCTGGCGGGGGAGATCAACGTGGCCGACCGTTTCCAGCCGCCCTCGGCCGAGTTCTGGTTCGGCACCAACGAAGTCGGCCAGGACGTGTTCTCGCTGGTCCTCGCCGGCGCCCAGGTGTCGCTGCTGAGCGGTATCGCCGTGATCATCCTCGCCACGCTGATCGGCACGGTGATCGGCGTGATCGCAGGCTATTTCGGCTCCTGGCTCGACGAAATCCTGATGCGCTTCACGGATCTCATCCTGACGCTTCCCGGACTGATCCTCGCCATGGCGATCGCCGCCGGGCTCGGGCCGAGCATCCCCAACATGATCCTGGCGCTTGCCCTGGCATGGTGGCCCGGCTTCGCCCGCATGGCGCGCGGCGAAGTTCTTTCCACCAACGCCGAACTCTACGTCACCGCGGCTCGGGCGCAGGGCGCTGGCAACATGCGCATCCTCACACGCCATATCCTGCCGAACATCACTTCGCCGGTGATCGTGAAGATGTCGCTCGATGTCGGCTTTGCCATCATCGCGGTGGCCTCGCTCGGCTTCATCGGCATCGGCGTCCGGCCGCCGACGCCCGAGTGGGGCGTGATGCTGTCGGTGTCGCGCACCAATCTCCCGCACTACTGGTGGACCGCCATCTTTCCCGGCTTCGCCATCTTCCTGTCGGTGCTGAGCTTCAACTTCCTCGGCGACGGCCTGCGCGACGTGTTCGATCCGAGGGCGCGCCGATGA